The proteins below come from a single Zhouia spongiae genomic window:
- a CDS encoding phospho-sugar mutase, with product MDISKDEILNNARKWLGDSFDDETRVEVQSLIDSNPEELKERFYKDLEFGTGGMRGIMGVGTNRINKYTLGKNTQGLCNYLKKSYPDSVLKVAIAYDCRHNSDTLAKVVADVFAANSIEVFLFSELRPTPELSFAVKYLGCQCGIVLTASHNPPEYNGYKVYWTDGGQIVPPQDGDIIDEINSIDFADINFNSNKSLIKLINKDVDEAFIDASLENGSFNAKGKDQFKIVFTSLHGTSITIVPEVLRRAGFNVHIVEEQAIPDGDFPTVVSPNPEEPEALTLALKKADEINADMVIGTDPDCDRLGVAVRDLNGKMILLNGNQTMIMMTKFLLDQWKKENKIKGNEFIASTIVSTPMMDALGKAYGVECKVGLTGFKWIAKMIKDYPELSFIGGGEESFGFMVGDFVRDKDAVTATLLACEIAAEAKASNSSFYKDLLQSYVDHGFYKEKLISLTKKGISGAEEIKKMMIDLRENPVKVIDGSPVVLIEDYNSSTARNMITGAKETISIPKSNVLIYYTADGTKIAARPSGTEPKIKFYFSVKGRLNAVEDFETTQKEFDNKIDRIIKELNFN from the coding sequence AAGTTCAATCGCTTATCGATAGTAATCCGGAAGAATTAAAAGAACGGTTTTACAAAGACCTTGAGTTCGGCACCGGTGGTATGCGTGGTATAATGGGAGTTGGCACCAACCGAATCAATAAATATACTTTAGGTAAAAACACGCAAGGATTATGTAATTACTTAAAAAAATCATATCCGGATTCAGTCCTGAAAGTAGCAATTGCTTATGATTGCCGCCACAATAGTGATACTTTGGCTAAAGTAGTCGCCGATGTATTCGCTGCCAATAGTATAGAAGTATTCCTATTCTCTGAACTCCGTCCGACACCCGAACTTTCATTCGCGGTTAAATACCTGGGATGTCAGTGCGGTATTGTGCTTACCGCTTCACATAATCCTCCGGAATATAACGGATATAAAGTATATTGGACAGATGGCGGACAAATCGTACCTCCGCAGGATGGGGACATCATAGATGAGATTAACTCAATCGATTTTGCCGATATCAACTTTAATTCAAATAAGAGCTTAATCAAATTAATCAATAAAGATGTAGATGAAGCTTTTATCGATGCTTCCCTTGAAAATGGGAGTTTTAATGCCAAAGGAAAAGACCAGTTTAAAATAGTTTTCACCTCACTTCACGGAACCTCCATTACAATTGTTCCTGAAGTTTTGAGACGAGCCGGATTTAATGTACATATTGTTGAGGAACAGGCAATCCCAGACGGAGATTTCCCTACTGTGGTCTCTCCTAATCCGGAAGAACCTGAAGCACTTACTTTAGCCCTGAAAAAAGCTGATGAAATAAATGCCGACATGGTGATCGGTACTGACCCGGATTGTGATCGTTTAGGGGTAGCAGTAAGAGACCTCAATGGAAAAATGATCTTGTTGAACGGAAATCAGACAATGATCATGATGACTAAGTTTTTACTGGATCAGTGGAAAAAGGAAAACAAGATCAAAGGCAATGAATTTATTGCATCTACTATTGTCTCGACCCCTATGATGGACGCCCTGGGAAAAGCATATGGTGTAGAATGCAAGGTAGGACTCACCGGGTTTAAATGGATTGCCAAAATGATTAAAGACTACCCTGAACTTTCCTTTATAGGTGGCGGAGAAGAAAGTTTCGGGTTTATGGTTGGAGACTTTGTAAGAGATAAAGATGCCGTTACTGCCACCCTGCTCGCCTGTGAGATTGCTGCCGAGGCCAAAGCCAGCAACAGTTCTTTCTACAAAGACTTATTGCAGTCTTATGTCGACCATGGTTTTTACAAAGAAAAATTAATTTCACTAACAAAAAAAGGTATCAGCGGAGCAGAAGAAATCAAAAAAATGATGATCGACCTACGTGAAAACCCGGTAAAAGTCATTGATGGCTCTCCCGTGGTTCTCATAGAAGATTATAATTCCTCTACTGCCCGTAATATGATTACCGGAGCTAAAGAAACGATTTCGATCCCTAAATCCAATGTCCTTATTTATTATACGGCTGACGGAACAAAGATCGCAGCCAGACCCAGCGGAACCGAACCTAAAATCAAATTCTATTTTAGTGTAAAAGGAAGGCTGAATGCTGTAGAGGATTTTGAAACCACTCAAAAAGAATTTGACAACAAAATTGACCGCATTATTAAAGAACTGAACTTCAATTAA